Proteins encoded together in one Quercus lobata isolate SW786 chromosome 3, ValleyOak3.0 Primary Assembly, whole genome shotgun sequence window:
- the LOC115982774 gene encoding toll/interleukin-1 receptor-like protein, whose amino-acid sequence MDFGTGSTSSSFPSTTFGYTYDVFLSFRGEDTRNNFVGHLYTALDNKGIYTFKDDEKLQRGTIIKSELFKAIEESRFAVVILSKDYASSSWCLIELAKIIECMEKTGLTVLPVFHYVDPSDVRHLRGFLKKAFAEHSVRFKDKKDEVKNWRAALVKVAEIAGWDLRDSSKYVTNQSIQGT is encoded by the coding sequence ATGGATTTTGGCACGGGAAGCACCTCTTCATCTTTTCCATCGACTACCTTTGGATACACATACGATGTCTTTCTCAGTTTTAGAGGCGAGGATACCCGCAATAATTTTGTAGGCCATCTATATACTGCGTTAGATAATAAAGGCATATATACCTTTAAAGACGACGAAAAACTTCAACGAGGAACAATCATTAAGTCTGAACTCTTTAAAGCAATAGAAGAATCCAGATTTGCTGTCGTAATTCTATCAAAAGATTATGCTTCATCAAGCTGGTGCTTGATTGAATTAGCAAAAATTATTGAGTGCATGGAAAAAACAGGGCTGACAGTTTTGCCTGTTTTTCACTATGTGGATCCAAGTGATGTACGACATTTGAggggttttttaaaaaaagcctTTGCTGAACATAGTGTTCGTTTCAAGGataagaaagatgaagtgaagaactggAGAGCTGCTTTGGTAAAAGTTGCCGAAATTGCTGGATGGGACTTACGTGATAG